The genome window TTGATCATAAAGTTAACATTTAAACGCATGCAGTGCTCGGCTAGAAGTGAGCACTATGGCGACGACAATTATAGCGGGAGCGGCTTGTGAGAATTCTAATTCGCGGAAATACTGAACTTGATAAATTTATAATGAGTCTTCCTTTTGTAAAGGGCTTAACTGGGGTTTATCCTCATGCAGAAATTTTTATGATTTCTAAGCCTCACTTTTCAAAAATGAAAGAGTTTGCTCCATATATTCATCAGTTTGTAGAAGATCAATCTACTATCAATGATATTTACTTTGATATGGTCATCGACTTAGAAAATCTGGCTAACAACAAGAGCACGGACAAATTAAATTTTGATCAGATTTATTCCCATGAGTGTTTCCATTACACAGATAAGCTTTTGGCCTGTTTACCTAAAAAATACCAGCGCAGACATTTAAATCTGTCGGAAACAGTTCAGGGTTTCGAGGAGATGAAAAGTTTTGCTATGAAATCTTCGAACAAAGACTTTGATGTAGTAATGTATCCTTTCTCCCATGATTCTCAGAAATCTTGGAAGCTTGAAGATTTTCATATGTTCATTATGTATTTCTTTAAGATGAATCCTGGGAAGAAAATTTTATTATTGGCTCTAGAGTCTCAGAAAGCAGAGATAGAAGCATTCTTAAAAGACAAGCCATATCCAGAAGATCTCGTGAAGTTAAAAATATGTTCTCTAGACGGAGCTCTCAGTATTCTCAAAAAGTCTTCGTTTGTAATTACGGCAAATTCTCCGATGAAGTTCTTGGCGGTAAATCCCGAGACAACGCTGGTAGAAATTAATTTTAACGAAGTTGATTTCGAAAAGAAATGTGCCTACCGTGCAAATTCTTACGTTTTGAATTTTAAAAAGAAAGTTAGAAATAAGTTCATATACACTACGAATGAATTGGTGTTTGACAATAACGCGCACTACTTCGCCTACGTGGTGACTTCGATTCTTGATGAAGATGAAGAAAAGCTAAGATGGTTTGCAGAAAAGTACACGGATCTTGCAGATATTTACAAAACAGATATTTCTTCTGAGATTGGCTTTAAGCTCACACCAATATACTGGGGACAAAAGAACATTGCCAAAACATTGGTCAATATTTCTCACAAGCTTGAAACTCTTCAGGTGAATAACCCGAAACATTCAGAAGAGTTTTACTACAATATTCATGATGAAAGTGAGTTGACTCAAGATCAGATCATTTATGATCTAGGAACGGTTCAGAAAGAAATCGAAAAGCTCATTAAGACCTTTAGAACGGAAACTCATTTTGCCATCGCAATTAAGATTGAAAACAATAGTGGTGAAAAGCTTGATGACTACATTTTAAAAGAGATTCTTGATCAAAGTCTTGCAGGCGCAACTGACGAGAAGCCATCTAAGATGAATGAGCTTATAGTCGAAAAACTCCTCGTAAACCTCTTTTTTATTCGCCAGGTCATGAATATTTCAGGTCAGAAACTTTTAGAGAGTTTACCAATGACAGCCACCTATTATTCATAAATAATTGTCTCTATGATAGAGACCAAGCCTACAGTCTTATGGGTCGATGATGATGCATATGTTTTGTCTTCGGCAAGAAGGCTTCTCGCGCTTCAGGGCTTCAATGTTATCACATTAGAAAATCCTTTAGAAACTCTTAAGCTCATTGAAGAACATAAGGTTACCGTTTTGATCTCTGATCAAAGAATGCCTCCCATGACTGGAATTGAAGTTCTCAAGGCGGCCAAAGAAAAATTTCCTGATGTGACTCGTCTCATGGTGACTGGGTTTTTTGATAAAGAACTTTTAGAAGAAGCTATTAACGTGGCTGGTGTTTTTAGATTTATAAATAAACCTTGGTCAGAGCAAGAGTTGATCTCAGACATCAAGCAAGCTATTGAACATACTCATCAGTTAAGAAAATACAATGAGCTCAGTCGTGAAATTAAAAATAAAAATAAGGATCTCACGCAGCTGACGGAAAACCTAGAGAGCATTATCTTTGAGAGAACCAAAGAAATTAATCAGTTCAATAAAGATCAAGAAAATAAAAACAAACAAATCAGAGATCTGGTGCACTTTATCCAAGACACTCATCAGGTGAATTCTCTTTCAGAGTTGATGGACTGCCTGGTAGAGGATCTTGAGAAATTTAAAGTGACGCCAATTTTTTGTTACAAGTCTGCGCATGGAGATCCAAGAATTCTTTTTTCAAGAAAAGGAGATTGGATCAATCAATCAATGACATTTACTTGGAATAAAAAGCCAGAGATTAAAGTGAATGACAAGGCCGATCAAAAATTCTTGGCCGATACACTTAAGCGACCCATTGTAAAGGTGATCAGTCTTCCTTTGCTAAAATTTAAAAATACTGAAGACCTTCAAAATACTCTGTTTATTGAACATAATACTCCAGATTCAGAGCTTTCGTCATTTATGGATTATTTGACTTCTAGAATTCAAGTTTTGAGTCTGGCAGCGGATAGAATTCTATACATTGAAAAGATTGAATATGATTCGGGTCAATGGGAAAGAACTTTCGACTCCATTCAGGATCCTTTATGTATTGTGGACGTAGAGGGACATAAGCTCAGAACCAATTCTTCGTATCAAAAACATATCAAGACATCTAAGAGCGAAGAAGGTTTGATCAGCTTAGTCCAAAAAACAAAAATGAATCAAAGTGAAGTCATAAAAAAAGATGAAAAAACTTTTGAAGTGAGTGGATTTCCTATTAAGGAAGCACAGTTTGATGATGTGAACCATTTTGTTCTTTATTACAAAAATATTACCGAAGAGAGAAATCTTTTTGACCAAATGATTCAAAATGAAAAGATGGCAGCCTTAGGTTTGCTTGCAGGGAATATCGCCCATGAATTAAACAACCCTCTGACAGGTATTAGATCTTTTGCCCAAATTCTTAAAGTCGATTCTTCTCTTAAAAAAGAATACATTAGCGATCTCAGCGAGATTGATAAAGCGGCAATGAGATGTCAAAATATTATTCAAGGATTAAAAGAATTTTCTGTTGGAAATGCCAACGCGACCCACTTAAAGAAAATTTCTCTTAACGAAACCATTGGAAAGACTTTGCCATTTTTAAAATCCGCGGTGAGACATCACAATTTGAATTTAGAACTCTCTGATAAGGATGAAATAGAAGTTTTTGCCGATCCACAAATCTTACAGCAGATCATCTTTAACCTGATCATCAATGCTTGTCAGGCGCTAGTGGACCCAGGGATAGTTACGGTAAGAACAAGTAAAAAAGGTGACTTCGGAATTTTAGAAATCGA of Bdellovibrionota bacterium contains these proteins:
- a CDS encoding hybrid sensor histidine kinase/response regulator, with translation MIETKPTVLWVDDDAYVLSSARRLLALQGFNVITLENPLETLKLIEEHKVTVLISDQRMPPMTGIEVLKAAKEKFPDVTRLMVTGFFDKELLEEAINVAGVFRFINKPWSEQELISDIKQAIEHTHQLRKYNELSREIKNKNKDLTQLTENLESIIFERTKEINQFNKDQENKNKQIRDLVHFIQDTHQVNSLSELMDCLVEDLEKFKVTPIFCYKSAHGDPRILFSRKGDWINQSMTFTWNKKPEIKVNDKADQKFLADTLKRPIVKVISLPLLKFKNTEDLQNTLFIEHNTPDSELSSFMDYLTSRIQVLSLAADRILYIEKIEYDSGQWERTFDSIQDPLCIVDVEGHKLRTNSSYQKHIKTSKSEEGLISLVQKTKMNQSEVIKKDEKTFEVSGFPIKEAQFDDVNHFVLYYKNITEERNLFDQMIQNEKMAALGLLAGNIAHELNNPLTGIRSFAQILKVDSSLKKEYISDLSEIDKAAMRCQNIIQGLKEFSVGNANATHLKKISLNETIGKTLPFLKSAVRHHNLNLELSDKDEIEVFADPQILQQIIFNLIINACQALVDPGIVTVRTSKKGDFGILEIEDNGPGIPENIQTKIFEPFFTTKKDGEGTGLGLSFCKSMLEKMGGEISFKTASIRGTQFIVKIPTKTISLKVVKMKISDKKVKK